In one window of Solanum pennellii chromosome 2, SPENNV200 DNA:
- the LOC107008630 gene encoding E3 ubiquitin-protein ligase WAVH1-like isoform X1 has protein sequence MVLGWRRAFCTSIPRDRDTKEKQDNTNPTPSPRINSKFGFFSNPSTPRFQSPPVSSSILRCRTTAAPATVQAASAPGSPKLQCKTKNSPRFFNRSTPSSPRSPSTFSLLKSSLRFPKQTKCGTCLQTVKTGQGTAIFTAECSHSFHFPCIAALLRKQTALVCPVCHSEWKELPLLSIHDTQKPVKVEEKTIREVSPSPKAKRDVKFTTETNFQGRPILKVYNDDEPLMSPTSGARFNPIPESDEYDEENDNVVEEFQGFFVDANVKPLKDSLVNFTNFEARLLPEAAVVSVGRSYETYVIILKLKAPSALTRTARRAPIDLVMVLDVSGKMKAQNIQMMKRAMRLVISSLSTSDRLSIVAFSTTSKRLLPLRRMTTSGKRSARRIVDAIVALDGTGTSASDALKKAAKVLEDRRERNPVASIMLLSDCPNDRLTTTISTNQRYQSTIVSTCTRLNNSEIPVHSIGLNQSNDDVFKKFIGGIINVVVQDLRVQVGFVSGSAPAEVAAVYSYTNRPAALGSGSLRLGDFYAEEERELLVELKVPTSAIGTHHVLSVRCSYKDPSTQELVYCKEQALLVPRPHAVRSSTPNIQRLRDLFISTRAMAESKRLIERNDLTGAHHMLSSARALLVQSNSSSAGEFVHGLETELSELHYRRQNQAQAQSQQPHRRRINVHQREDDKAEPLTPTSAWRAAERLAKVAIMRKSLNRVSDLHGFEDARF, from the exons ATGGTTTTGGGATGGCGAAGAGCTTTTTGTACATCGATCCCCAGAGATCGAGATACTAAAGAAAAGCAAGACAACACAAACCCAACTCCGAGTCCAAGAATCAATTCCAAATTTGGGTTTTTCTCTAACCCTTCAACCCCACGCTTCCAGTCTCCCCCAGTTTCCAGTTCAATACTCCGTTGCCGGACCACCGCTGCTCCTGCAACTGTTCAGGCGGCGTCAGCCCCTGGAAGTCCAAAGCTTCAATGCAAAACCAAAAACAGCCCCCGGTTTTTTAACCGCTCTACACCATCTTCCCCACGTTCACCTTCTACTTTTTCGCTTCTCAAATCCAGCTTACGTTTTCCTAAG CAGACTAAGTGCGGCACGTGCTTACAGACGGTGAAGACTGGGCAAGGAACTGCTATTTTCACGGCTGAGTGCTCTCACAGTTTTCATTTTCCATGTATAGCAGCTCTGTTAAGGAAACAAACAGCCCTTGTGTGTCCTGTTTGCCACTCTGAATGGAAGGAGCTACCTCTATTGTCGATACACGATACTCAAAAACCAGTAAAAGTTGAAGAGAAAACAATTAGAGAAGTATCTCCATCACCTAAAGCAAAAAGAGATGTCAAATTTACAACCGAAACCAACTTCCAGGGaagacccattttgaaggtatACAATGATGATGAGCCACTGATGTCTCCAACTTCTGGTGCTCGGTTCAATCCGATACCAGAATCTGATGAGTATGATGAAGAGAATGATAATGTGGTGGAAGAATTTCAAGGATTTTTCGTGGACGCAAACGTGAAGCCGTTGAAGGATAGTTTGGTCAATTTTACCAACTTCGAGGCGAGGTTATTGCCTGAAGCAGCCGTTGTATCTGTTGGCCGGAGTTATGAAACGTATGTCATAATATTGAAACTTAAAGCTCCATCGGCGTTGACGAGGACAGCCCGAAGAGCACCTATTGATCTTGTGATGGTGCTTGATGTTAGTGGGAAAATGAAAGCTCAGAATATCCAAATGATGAAACGTGCCATGAGGTTAGTAATATCATCGCTATCCACATCCGATCGGCTTTCAATTGTTGCCTTCTCCACAACCTCCAAACGGCTTTTACCATTACGTAGAATGACAACAAGCGGAAAACGATCGGCACGTCGCATTGTAGATGCTATTGTCGCTCTAGATGGAACAGGAACCAGTGCAAGCGACGCTCTCAAAAAGGCTGCGAAAGTTTTAGAAGATCGAAGAGAGCGTAACCCCGTCGCTAGCATCATGCTCTTATCAGACTGTCCAAATGATCGTCTCACCACCACCATCTCCACCAATCAACGGTATCAATCTACCATCGTTTCCACCTGCACGCGCCTCAACAACTCGGAGATTCCGGTACATTCAATCGGACTGAACCAATCGAACGATGATGTATTCAAAAAATTCATCGGAGGCATAATAAATGTCGTCGTTCAGGATCTTCGAGTTCAAGTGGGATTCGTTTCCGGTTCAGCGCCGGCGGAAGTAGCGGCGGTTTATTCATACACAAACCGGCCCGCTGCTCTAGGTTCCGGTTCTCTCCGACTCGGCGATTTCTACGCCGAGGAAGAAAGGGAATTGTTGGTGGAACTAAAAGTTCCCACGTCAGCAATTGGGACCCACCATGTATTGTCCGTTCGATGCTCTTACAAAGACCCATCAACTCAAGAGCTCGTATACTGTAAAGAACAAGCTCTTTTGGTCCCACGTCCCCACGCCGTTCGATCATCTACCCCTAATATCCAACGGCTCAGAGATCTTTTCATTTCGACTCGAGCCATGGCTGAGTCTAAGCGATTGATTGAACGAAACGACTTAACCGGCGCGCACCACATGTTATCCTCTGCTCGTGCTTTGTTAGTTCAATCGAATTCCAGCTCAGCTGGTGAATTCGTTCACGGCTTAGAAACCGAGCTGTCTGAGCTTCATTACAGAAGGCAAAATCAAGCTCAGGCTCAGTCTCAGCAGCCACATCGACGAAGAATAAATGTACATCAAAGAGAAGATGATAAAGCTGAGCCGCTTACACCTACATCGGCTTGGAGAGCCGCTGAACGGCTAGCTAAAGTGGCTATCATGAGAAAATCGTTGAATAGAGTCAGTGATTTACACGGCTTCGAAGATGcaagattttag
- the LOC107008630 gene encoding E3 ubiquitin-protein ligase WAVH1-like isoform X2: MVLGWRRAFCTSIPRDRDTKEKQDNTNPTPSPRINSKFGFFSNPSTPRFQSPPVSSSILRCRTTAAPATVQAASAPGSPKLQCKTKNSPRFFNRSTPSSPRSPSTFSLLKSSLRFPKTKCGTCLQTVKTGQGTAIFTAECSHSFHFPCIAALLRKQTALVCPVCHSEWKELPLLSIHDTQKPVKVEEKTIREVSPSPKAKRDVKFTTETNFQGRPILKVYNDDEPLMSPTSGARFNPIPESDEYDEENDNVVEEFQGFFVDANVKPLKDSLVNFTNFEARLLPEAAVVSVGRSYETYVIILKLKAPSALTRTARRAPIDLVMVLDVSGKMKAQNIQMMKRAMRLVISSLSTSDRLSIVAFSTTSKRLLPLRRMTTSGKRSARRIVDAIVALDGTGTSASDALKKAAKVLEDRRERNPVASIMLLSDCPNDRLTTTISTNQRYQSTIVSTCTRLNNSEIPVHSIGLNQSNDDVFKKFIGGIINVVVQDLRVQVGFVSGSAPAEVAAVYSYTNRPAALGSGSLRLGDFYAEEERELLVELKVPTSAIGTHHVLSVRCSYKDPSTQELVYCKEQALLVPRPHAVRSSTPNIQRLRDLFISTRAMAESKRLIERNDLTGAHHMLSSARALLVQSNSSSAGEFVHGLETELSELHYRRQNQAQAQSQQPHRRRINVHQREDDKAEPLTPTSAWRAAERLAKVAIMRKSLNRVSDLHGFEDARF; encoded by the exons ATGGTTTTGGGATGGCGAAGAGCTTTTTGTACATCGATCCCCAGAGATCGAGATACTAAAGAAAAGCAAGACAACACAAACCCAACTCCGAGTCCAAGAATCAATTCCAAATTTGGGTTTTTCTCTAACCCTTCAACCCCACGCTTCCAGTCTCCCCCAGTTTCCAGTTCAATACTCCGTTGCCGGACCACCGCTGCTCCTGCAACTGTTCAGGCGGCGTCAGCCCCTGGAAGTCCAAAGCTTCAATGCAAAACCAAAAACAGCCCCCGGTTTTTTAACCGCTCTACACCATCTTCCCCACGTTCACCTTCTACTTTTTCGCTTCTCAAATCCAGCTTACGTTTTCCTAAG ACTAAGTGCGGCACGTGCTTACAGACGGTGAAGACTGGGCAAGGAACTGCTATTTTCACGGCTGAGTGCTCTCACAGTTTTCATTTTCCATGTATAGCAGCTCTGTTAAGGAAACAAACAGCCCTTGTGTGTCCTGTTTGCCACTCTGAATGGAAGGAGCTACCTCTATTGTCGATACACGATACTCAAAAACCAGTAAAAGTTGAAGAGAAAACAATTAGAGAAGTATCTCCATCACCTAAAGCAAAAAGAGATGTCAAATTTACAACCGAAACCAACTTCCAGGGaagacccattttgaaggtatACAATGATGATGAGCCACTGATGTCTCCAACTTCTGGTGCTCGGTTCAATCCGATACCAGAATCTGATGAGTATGATGAAGAGAATGATAATGTGGTGGAAGAATTTCAAGGATTTTTCGTGGACGCAAACGTGAAGCCGTTGAAGGATAGTTTGGTCAATTTTACCAACTTCGAGGCGAGGTTATTGCCTGAAGCAGCCGTTGTATCTGTTGGCCGGAGTTATGAAACGTATGTCATAATATTGAAACTTAAAGCTCCATCGGCGTTGACGAGGACAGCCCGAAGAGCACCTATTGATCTTGTGATGGTGCTTGATGTTAGTGGGAAAATGAAAGCTCAGAATATCCAAATGATGAAACGTGCCATGAGGTTAGTAATATCATCGCTATCCACATCCGATCGGCTTTCAATTGTTGCCTTCTCCACAACCTCCAAACGGCTTTTACCATTACGTAGAATGACAACAAGCGGAAAACGATCGGCACGTCGCATTGTAGATGCTATTGTCGCTCTAGATGGAACAGGAACCAGTGCAAGCGACGCTCTCAAAAAGGCTGCGAAAGTTTTAGAAGATCGAAGAGAGCGTAACCCCGTCGCTAGCATCATGCTCTTATCAGACTGTCCAAATGATCGTCTCACCACCACCATCTCCACCAATCAACGGTATCAATCTACCATCGTTTCCACCTGCACGCGCCTCAACAACTCGGAGATTCCGGTACATTCAATCGGACTGAACCAATCGAACGATGATGTATTCAAAAAATTCATCGGAGGCATAATAAATGTCGTCGTTCAGGATCTTCGAGTTCAAGTGGGATTCGTTTCCGGTTCAGCGCCGGCGGAAGTAGCGGCGGTTTATTCATACACAAACCGGCCCGCTGCTCTAGGTTCCGGTTCTCTCCGACTCGGCGATTTCTACGCCGAGGAAGAAAGGGAATTGTTGGTGGAACTAAAAGTTCCCACGTCAGCAATTGGGACCCACCATGTATTGTCCGTTCGATGCTCTTACAAAGACCCATCAACTCAAGAGCTCGTATACTGTAAAGAACAAGCTCTTTTGGTCCCACGTCCCCACGCCGTTCGATCATCTACCCCTAATATCCAACGGCTCAGAGATCTTTTCATTTCGACTCGAGCCATGGCTGAGTCTAAGCGATTGATTGAACGAAACGACTTAACCGGCGCGCACCACATGTTATCCTCTGCTCGTGCTTTGTTAGTTCAATCGAATTCCAGCTCAGCTGGTGAATTCGTTCACGGCTTAGAAACCGAGCTGTCTGAGCTTCATTACAGAAGGCAAAATCAAGCTCAGGCTCAGTCTCAGCAGCCACATCGACGAAGAATAAATGTACATCAAAGAGAAGATGATAAAGCTGAGCCGCTTACACCTACATCGGCTTGGAGAGCCGCTGAACGGCTAGCTAAAGTGGCTATCATGAGAAAATCGTTGAATAGAGTCAGTGATTTACACGGCTTCGAAGATGcaagattttag